The following are from one region of the Desulfobacterales bacterium genome:
- a CDS encoding tellurite resistance TerB family protein produces MGISDLLGAMMQAGMAPSSNQRLQNAFGGGSGGLLESLGGLLGGQRTSGGGLGDVLSGMLSGGGGGLGGRLGEVFGQVGQAAGGKQNLALGGLGALAGALLGGGGKSLGGALGGGVMALLGAMAFKALQGSGQSTGHVPLGLMEPQSEVERRELENRSELVLKAMINAAKADGKIDEGEAHRIVGKLQEAGADADDQRYILELMKRPMETETLISAAEGHPNLAAELYAASLMAIEVDTPAEKAYLGKLASGLGLTPEVTGRIEQMVGL; encoded by the coding sequence ATGGGCATCAGTGATTTGTTAGGGGCGATGATGCAGGCGGGCATGGCGCCTTCATCCAACCAACGGCTGCAGAACGCTTTTGGTGGCGGCAGCGGAGGTCTCCTGGAAAGCCTGGGTGGCTTGCTTGGCGGGCAGCGGACCAGCGGCGGCGGGTTGGGAGACGTCCTTTCCGGTATGCTGAGCGGGGGGGGCGGAGGTCTGGGCGGCAGGCTCGGAGAGGTATTTGGACAGGTCGGGCAGGCGGCAGGTGGTAAACAGAACCTGGCTCTCGGCGGCTTGGGGGCGTTAGCCGGCGCACTGCTGGGCGGTGGGGGCAAATCCTTGGGTGGCGCCCTTGGCGGAGGAGTGATGGCGCTCCTCGGGGCAATGGCCTTCAAGGCGCTGCAAGGCAGCGGCCAGAGCACAGGCCATGTGCCTTTGGGTCTCATGGAGCCTCAAAGCGAAGTGGAGCGCAGGGAACTGGAAAATCGTTCAGAGCTCGTGCTGAAGGCGATGATCAACGCCGCAAAGGCGGACGGTAAAATCGACGAAGGCGAGGCCCACCGCATCGTCGGCAAGCTACAGGAAGCGGGGGCGGATGCTGACGACCAGCGCTACATCCTTGAGCTGATGAAACGGCCCATGGAAACCGAGACGCTGATTAGCGCGGCGGAAGGCCACCCGAATCTGGCAGCTGAACTTTACGCCGCCTCGCTCATGGCGATCGAGGTGGATACGCCGGCTGAGAAGGCCTACTTGGGGAAACTGGCATCCGGTCTGGGGCTTACCCC